Proteins found in one Legionella pneumophila subsp. pascullei genomic segment:
- the proB gene encoding glutamate 5-kinase, protein MKIIIKVGTQSILSADGSPIYSVLNNLVNQIIYLKNLGHQVILVSSGAVGSGRKIVKNYLGKTYGDTVGEKQLLASIGQPELMNLYSNLFKNENILVSQLLLTKQDFHTRQHYLNIARLLTELLKHQNIIPIVNENDSVAIEELMFTDNDELAGLIAAQINADFLILLTNVDGVFTSHPNDPEAKLINTIDPNLGWPNVSAVKSKLGRGGMVSKLDTARKMAGLGINTAIANVNVESIVPKILDREAVGTIILASKRKSSIKRWIAFSHRTSLPSIVINDNLITLLRNGNRVMSILPIGIEDFRGECKKGDLIDIFNSNNEKIGVGIARYDFLRLKDYLRLQNKPAFIHYDHLHIL, encoded by the coding sequence ATGAAAATTATTATAAAAGTCGGAACACAAAGTATTTTATCTGCCGATGGTAGTCCAATCTATTCCGTACTAAATAATCTTGTAAATCAAATTATCTATTTAAAGAACCTTGGGCATCAGGTCATTTTAGTAAGCTCTGGGGCTGTTGGTTCTGGTCGAAAAATAGTTAAAAATTATCTGGGAAAAACATATGGCGATACAGTAGGAGAAAAGCAACTCTTGGCTTCCATAGGCCAACCCGAACTGATGAATCTCTATTCCAATTTGTTTAAAAATGAAAACATTTTAGTATCTCAGTTATTACTTACCAAGCAAGACTTTCATACTAGACAGCATTATTTAAATATTGCCCGGTTATTAACGGAATTACTAAAGCATCAAAATATTATCCCTATTGTTAATGAAAATGATTCAGTAGCCATTGAAGAGTTAATGTTTACTGATAATGATGAACTGGCAGGACTTATTGCAGCTCAAATTAATGCTGATTTTTTAATACTCTTAACCAATGTGGATGGTGTTTTTACATCCCATCCTAATGATCCTGAAGCTAAACTAATTAATACAATTGACCCCAATTTAGGTTGGCCCAATGTCTCTGCTGTAAAATCAAAATTAGGACGAGGTGGTATGGTATCCAAACTGGATACTGCTAGAAAAATGGCTGGTTTAGGTATCAATACAGCAATCGCAAACGTAAATGTAGAATCCATTGTTCCAAAAATTCTAGATAGGGAAGCCGTTGGCACCATAATTCTTGCTAGTAAAAGAAAATCGAGCATAAAAAGATGGATTGCTTTTAGTCATAGAACCTCCTTACCATCTATAGTAATTAATGATAATTTAATTACTTTATTACGAAATGGTAATCGTGTAATGAGCATTTTACCAATAGGGATAGAAGATTTTCGTGGAGAATGCAAAAAAGGGGATTTAATTGATATCTTTAATTCTAACAATGAAAAGATAGGAGTTGGAATCGCAAGGTATGATTTTTTAAGATTAAAGGACTATCTTAGACTTCAAAATAAGCCTGCATTTATACACTATGATCATTTGCATATTCTATAG
- a CDS encoding GNAT family N-acetyltransferase: MNYQLELVVDTKLLEQQDKMIRDGIVNFNAPFTGSKPERYSIYVKDNENNIVGGAIVYAHKSSIYVDVLWVSEKYRGQGIGAELLRSVETEAIKRGIPESTLDTFSFQAEGFYLKQGYKHLGTIKNYLEGHDRIYLRKKLK; this comes from the coding sequence ATGAATTATCAATTAGAGCTTGTTGTGGATACAAAGCTTTTAGAACAACAAGATAAAATGATTCGTGATGGGATAGTGAATTTTAATGCTCCTTTTACAGGATCCAAGCCAGAGCGTTATTCAATCTATGTGAAAGATAACGAGAATAATATTGTTGGTGGGGCAATTGTGTATGCTCATAAAAGTTCAATCTACGTTGATGTCCTCTGGGTTAGCGAAAAATATCGTGGGCAAGGTATCGGTGCTGAACTTTTACGAAGCGTTGAAACCGAGGCAATTAAAAGAGGAATTCCTGAGTCAACATTAGATACTTTTTCTTTCCAGGCTGAAGGCTTTTATTTAAAACAAGGTTATAAGCATTTAGGGACTATTAAAAACTATTTAGAAGGGCATGATCGCATTTATTTGCGCAAAAAATTGAAGTAA